The following proteins are co-located in the Fluviicola sp. genome:
- the pseC gene encoding UDP-4-amino-4,6-dideoxy-N-acetyl-beta-L-altrosamine transaminase, with amino-acid sequence MSNPIIPYGRQEITNEDIQTVIETLQSDFLTQGPKIAEFEEAFAKYTESNYAVALSNGTAALHLAVMALGIREDEFVICTPITFAASINCVKYCGGQILFADIDPETYLMDLESVKSVIKNNPDKKIKGIIPVDFAGRVPQLDAFRELADDHGLWIIEDACHAPGGFFKDKDGTDQFAGNGKFADLSVFSFHPVKHIATGEGGMITTNDPDLYKQLLTLRSHGITRDARLFENSAGFAVGNSPSTGEYPLWYMEMQELGYNYRLTDFQAALGISQLKRAERNLAKRRSIAKAYTNAFSNIPGIIHSSGLIEGHAYHLFVLEVENRKGLYDFLRSNGIFAQIHYIPVHLMPYYRRQGWKEGDFPMAERYYSRCMSIPMFPSMTEEEINHVISTTKLFYERS; translated from the coding sequence ATGAGCAACCCGATCATTCCCTACGGAAGACAGGAAATAACCAACGAAGATATTCAAACGGTTATTGAAACCCTGCAATCCGATTTTTTGACACAAGGCCCAAAAATTGCCGAATTTGAAGAAGCATTTGCGAAGTATACAGAATCAAACTATGCGGTTGCGTTAAGTAACGGGACTGCTGCTTTGCATTTAGCTGTAATGGCTCTGGGAATACGCGAAGACGAATTTGTCATCTGCACCCCGATTACTTTTGCTGCTTCGATCAACTGCGTAAAATATTGTGGCGGTCAGATCCTGTTTGCCGATATCGATCCGGAAACCTATCTAATGGATTTGGAATCAGTCAAATCGGTCATTAAGAATAATCCGGATAAAAAAATTAAGGGAATTATTCCTGTTGATTTTGCAGGACGTGTTCCTCAACTGGACGCATTCCGGGAATTGGCTGATGACCATGGATTATGGATCATAGAGGATGCTTGTCATGCTCCCGGTGGATTTTTTAAAGACAAAGACGGAACAGATCAGTTTGCCGGGAACGGAAAATTTGCGGACTTAAGTGTGTTCTCTTTTCACCCGGTAAAGCACATTGCAACGGGTGAAGGAGGAATGATTACTACCAACGATCCGGATCTGTATAAACAGTTATTGACCTTGCGCTCACATGGAATAACACGCGATGCCAGACTTTTCGAAAACAGTGCCGGGTTTGCGGTTGGCAACAGTCCTTCAACCGGTGAATACCCGCTTTGGTATATGGAAATGCAGGAATTGGGATACAATTACCGCTTAACGGACTTCCAGGCAGCACTGGGCATTTCCCAGTTAAAACGTGCCGAACGGAATTTAGCCAAAAGAAGGTCCATTGCGAAAGCATATACGAACGCATTCTCAAACATTCCCGGAATCATTCATTCTTCGGGATTGATTGAGGGGCATGCTTATCACCTGTTCGTACTGGAGGTCGAAAACCGGAAAGGGCTCTATGATTTCCTCAGATCCAACGGGATTTTTGCGCAAATTCATTACATCCCCGTTCATTTGATGCCTTATTACCGTAGACAAGGTTGGAAAGAGGGCGATTTCCCGATGGCAGAACGCTATTATTCAAGATGTATGAGCATTCCGATGTTCCCGTCCATGACCGAAGAAGAAATAAATCACGTTATAAGCACAACAAAACTATTCTATGAAAGATCATAA
- the pseB gene encoding UDP-N-acetylglucosamine 4,6-dehydratase (inverting), with amino-acid sequence MVKNKSILITGGTGSLGKALTKHILNHHPEIARLVIFSRDEQKQFEMEQEFPHSVYPQIRYFIGDVRDLDRLERAFSGIDYVIHAAAMKHVHIAEYNPDECVKTNVGGADNVIKAALKSNVEHVVALSTDKACAPINLYGATKLTSDKLFVAANNIKGKRNVKFSVVRYGNVMGSNGSVIPFFLKKKRSEGVLPITVESMTRFNISLQGGVDMVMHALETAWGGEIFVPKIPSYRILDVAEAIGPECEKPVVGIRPGEKIHEEMITSSDSFFTYDLGKYYTILPQTPNWKLDQFITHFNATKVAEGFSYSSDKNSDWETVDSLRKLIKEHVDPTFEP; translated from the coding sequence TTGGTGAAAAACAAATCAATACTAATTACTGGAGGAACGGGCTCGCTTGGGAAAGCACTTACCAAACATATTTTAAATCATCATCCTGAAATAGCCCGACTGGTTATTTTTTCACGTGATGAGCAGAAGCAGTTCGAAATGGAGCAGGAATTTCCACATAGTGTTTATCCCCAGATACGTTATTTCATCGGTGATGTCCGCGACCTTGACAGGCTTGAAAGAGCATTCTCGGGAATTGATTATGTGATCCATGCGGCAGCTATGAAACACGTGCACATTGCGGAATACAACCCGGATGAATGTGTGAAAACCAATGTAGGAGGTGCTGACAATGTGATAAAAGCTGCTCTGAAGAGCAATGTGGAACATGTAGTAGCTCTTTCAACGGATAAAGCATGTGCACCCATCAATTTATATGGTGCTACCAAATTAACCTCCGATAAATTATTTGTTGCTGCCAATAATATCAAAGGAAAAAGAAATGTAAAATTCTCAGTTGTCCGTTACGGGAACGTGATGGGTTCCAACGGTTCCGTGATTCCCTTTTTCCTGAAGAAAAAAAGAAGCGAAGGTGTATTGCCTATTACGGTAGAATCCATGACCCGCTTCAATATTTCGCTGCAAGGAGGTGTTGACATGGTCATGCATGCATTGGAAACGGCCTGGGGAGGAGAAATTTTTGTTCCAAAAATTCCTTCTTACCGTATTTTGGATGTTGCCGAAGCAATTGGCCCGGAATGTGAAAAACCGGTTGTCGGGATTCGCCCCGGAGAAAAGATCCACGAGGAAATGATTACTTCATCCGATTCCTTCTTTACTTATGATTTAGGAAAATACTATACGATCCTGCCTCAAACCCCTAATTGGAAACTGGATCAGTTCATCACACATTTCAATGCCACAAAAGTAGCCGAAGGCTTTTCGTACTCTTCCGACAAAAATTCGGATTGGGAAACGGTGGACAGCTTGAGAAAACTTATCAAAGAACACGTTGATCCTACTTTTGAGCCATGA